Sequence from the Populus nigra chromosome 17, ddPopNigr1.1, whole genome shotgun sequence genome:
acatactttaaataataataaaaataaaaaattaaataaaaaaattcttgcgcctatctcaattttttagcaagaaaaaaaatcagaacctCCTCAATAGCATGCCTCTCAGCAAGAAGCTCTTATTGATACCAAAACCGTGTTTCTTTATGGTCGGAATGTGGTCAACCTACCTGTTtctcttttttgcttttttttttctagcaacattctctcttttattgatACTAAGCTCTTATTTGCCCCATGGTTGCTCAGGTTTTCTAATGACAGCTCAGAAGAAGTGTCAATTTTTATCAAGAACTTTATGGACTTTGTAAATGATCattttttgtaattcttttttcttgttttgaaatcaaataGTAAATTTCAAAGATTCTATCCACTCTGGTTTTATTGTTGCAAAGAAATCataaagatataattttaaaagtatttcttTGATTGTAAACCCAAGATATATCATTCAAAACAAAGATGTAGCTTTTATGCGTTTCTGGTTGACAATTGACAGggtaaagattgaaaaaaaacagtGTTAGCTCAAAGTTAGACTATTCATAACTCGTATAAACATTGTGAGACTTTGactcttgtattttgaaagcaTAAAGTTTTTCTATGTGACTTTCTATTTAGGTAAGACTGAAATTGGTAAAAGTACATAATAATatgaccttttattttattttatttttttcaaagcaagAGATTAGAATAAAACTCgagatttttttgagaaaaaaattcttaatttttaacacttattttattagtatgaataataacaaatagctTTATTTGTAATGTCATAATTCTTGTAAAAaagttcttttatatttttataacattatttATTGGTTCAagttgcttgcttgattagaaagaCTTTTCAAATGCACAAAATGCAGCCTACATATCTTAgccatgaaagaaagaaagttgtaGGTTTAAAAAGCATTTCAAGGTTCTAAAGACTTATGATCGCTTTTATTGTGTCTTCCAATCGTTTTTCATcgtatttctcttttttatatgctttggtagggtatttttattttgttttgaccttaacttgatcattttttttcatttggataTACCCCAACATTTGAATTTATGaggcttttttaatttttcacaacctctcttttattttgatctttaaaTTTCTATTTGTCCTCCAGTATGACATGTGATTCTAGTTAAGATCgatctttgatatttttaagattgacctttgatatttttgaatttttatttgtccTGGCAAATGAGGTGTCATCCTAATCAGGAACAACTCTTAatcttaagaatttttttttgccctcAATATAGAGTATTATCCTAGTCAAagtttttatgaagaaaaacttTTTCAAGCTTAAATGAAAACCACAAAGGATATATTCTTAGAATGTAAAAGGTTAacaaatatagttttttctcGTTTCAAGTAATAGCAAttagaattgataaattttatcattatccAGTTTAATGATTTGGAACTTTtgtttaaaacttgtttttcatggATTAATGACTAGCAAATCCAACTATATACGATTATACGATTATACTTATAGCTAAAAAATAGTGCAAAGGACATGAGatgtgagtttttttatttttcatatcttgatttaaaattatttggtcattttaaaatagaaattgcTTGAATGATTTGTTAATTTCTTACCTTACATAAGGATAACTAAATGCTATTTCAagcaaatatcattttatttctaaaatcaaaaagcaaattcaatttttttgaaatattttggccAGAGGTTTGTTTCCAAGaacaaagtttttgaaaaatattttgtggaTGGTTAATGAACATATTGCAACTTGTAGTTAATGGTTCTGCATGTTCAAACTATACATGAGTTATGAATCTGTtctgattttctttcttgatcCCATAAACAGGAAGACTTTCTTCAAATGTTAAAATGAGCGGAAAAGTCCTTATCAATCCCAAGAGAAGCAGCATAGACTGCAGAGATACTGTCAATACTGTCGAAAAATACAAGTTAGAAGCAACTTGGGTTACTTCTTCAGGTCTTGCTTTGTTTCTTTCTGTTTACAGCAAATATTGAAAGGACTGCTAAAGATTGTTTATCATATCTTACCTGGTATATGTTTCTCCAAATTTAAGTCTTGCGTTACTCAAGAAGATTTTTTCTTGGGAACCCTCACAGTCAGAGAACAATTACTTACTCTGCTCACTTGAGGCTTTCTGGAAAAATTACTAAAGACGAGATATATAGTATTGTTaaacataataattaataaattgataataaattaaattattttattgtattttattagaattatattttatatttgtgttaatatattataaatttaatgagttatATACATTAAGAACTattaatcaaaaattaaattgaaatgatttaattaagtataacttgattaaaatatattttaaaaaataaaaattagaatataattaatacataaattatatttctagaccatgaaaaatcaagtaatgacttaattaattaaatttttaaaattatctttcaataatatataaatattatttaaaaaaaatagatattttgctatttatagagtttttaattccctataaatataaagctaaacctattattttataaataaaaagaaagaggaatgGTTGTCTGTATAAACTATATAAACACAATTTATAGCTAATAATCTAGATATaataatttctctcttttaaataaaaatttatgagattttttacATGTAGTTTGTGTGAGAATTACATTTAAAAGCTGAATAGTTAGATAACTTGTAATTTACGATAATttaacctttaaaaaattatttaaaactgaaaaagatcaaatttttaGATAATACATTCCTAAACAACTTAAGATTTATGTAACGGGATTCTAAAAACTtatgaataattttgttttataatttctaaCTGTGTGGATATCTATGAAGATACTGGAACCTAACAATCtcttgtttgagaaataataaTCTGTAACATGGTGAAATTTCATCCAGGATTTCCTCGCCATGCCTTTTTCTGCATCAATATCTTTTGCTGCCTCTCTGTCATAGAAACTTGTATGGTGATTGTTGCATCTCTGGTGCCTGATGTCTTGATGGCCATGGGTATTCGAACCTGTGTAATTGTAATTGAAGTTCACAATTTCAGCATTAAAGTGATTGAttccaaaattttaatttgttagataTTAATGGAGTAATGAAAACCCATACCTATACCAGACCTCTAgcagaataaattaattaaaatttaatttcatttaatgtcTTTATGATGATGGCATCTGGAATCTTCACACCTGTACCAGACCTTCCAAAATTCCTTTTGACTCACTCTATGAAACACGTAATGCAGGTATAAGAAAGTGATAAAATTATAGAACTCATGgcgaaagaaaatagaaagtaTAATTACAacgaacaaaaaattaaaagcaaaaggtgaaaaaaaaataaaaaaaataaaaaaaataacttgagtaaACTTTTATCAGTAATCGACATAACGTTTTatgacaaaataaattttttaatctaaaataaaaggttaaggtgacattaaaattttcaaataagtcAAAAGAATTAAAGACTCGGatcattaaattgattaagttTAATTCTCTCTCCCAATCTAATAATCTAATAACATGAAAACCACGCAAATTTGTGAAAACCACATGAGAGGTATTTTCCTAAAGCTCAAAGACTATGAAATATCATATTGCTTATTATGAGAGGTATTTTACTAAGCAACTATCTTAATTATGCTATTCAAAGTTTTATGAATCAAATGTTAATTATGTCCATTTCCAGAAGTGTACAAGAAGCTCTGAATTATCCTAAATAGACAAAATCCATGACTAAGAGATGTGAGCACTTTAAAAGAATCAAACAAGGGATATTGTGACCTTGCCATAAGGACAAAAAACCTATTGCCAAAATCCATGACTAAAGATATGCGAGCACTGTAAATGTGTATTTATAATAATACATAAACCAGATGGTACCATTCATTTGTACAAAGTAAGGTTAGCTGCTTGTagctttattcaattttatggtATTGATTGTTAGGAGCCTGTTGCACTCATAAAAAGTTAAATACTGTTcaacttttattatttgttgctataaatttttattgccCATACAAAAACATGCtgtaaaatatactttttttatatgaagattTGTCTGaagaattttatatgaatatgcCACTTAGGTACAACGCTTTTGGTAATACAATATATAAGCTAAAGAAGATATTGTATGATTTAAAACATTCACCAAGcgtataatttgaaaaatttctaCTAAGAAAAAATATGGTTACACTCAAAGCAAcacaaatcatatattaatttttaaaagataaaatgataaGATAACTGTATTTATCATTTATATGGATTACATGATTGTTTCTAGTCATGATATCGATGagatgactaaattgaaaagtcaCTTAGcatctaaatttgatataaaagatCTTAgaggtttaaagtattttttcaatattgaagtTATTAggtctaagaaaaaaatatttttgtcacaatgaaaatatgttttgaacatattaaaagaaactagtATGTTTAGTTATAGTTTATGAATACACCTATAGAGCAAAATTATAAACTTcagaaattttttaatcaagtttcGGCTAACAAGgaagatattaaatatttgtGGGTTGATTGATTAACTTATAACACACTTGACCAGATATTGCTTATAACACACTTGAGACACTTTCTAATCAAGTTTATGCATAATTCAAGTGAAGTTCATACAAATGTTGTTGTTAGTATCTTGTGGTATTTGAAGTTGGCACCTAGAAaagattttatgttttctaaGTATAACCATGTAGttgttattattgaatattGTGTTTCATATTAGAGTGTAATAAAAGAAAGATGGCATTAAAAAAACTAGGCACTTGTTGGAGGTAATCTAGTTACTtggaagagtaaaaaaaaaatgttacattATCTAAGTGGAGACTAAATATAGAACAATGGTAAAAGGGATTTAAGAACTTTTATGGCTAAAATAACTTATGTGGGAGCTTGGTGTTTTTTCTAAAggtgatataaaattatattgtgaTAATCAGTCAGTCAATTATCAAGCTcacaaaaaatatgatataatatgATTAAACTAAACATGCAGAGATTGATTGCAATTTCATGCATGAAAAATTTGAAGAGAATATTTGAACTTTCATTTGTAaagaatacataatatatagTTAGATAATCTTGTGACCAAGGTTATTGTTGATGAAGCCTTTAATGACTCATTTGTTAAGTTAAACATAAGTAAtattcatgttcttttttaagAGGGATTGTTAGCACGAGTTATGAGATTGTAATCGGCTGGaattatatgaaaattgatTGTAATTACCTTTTAATCatagaatcaaaatatttattattggatCAATTATGCTAGTTGACtactatattttaatattataaaatgccTCTTGGAGGTAAGAGTTGATATATACATTACTTTACCCTATTTTGAGTAAACCTACACTCATGGACAagcatcaaggaaaaaaatgttgTGCTAGTGGATCTgatgcaacaacaaaaaaaaaatatatatttacactgaccgttaatttatttttaaaaaaaaataaaaaacaataaagtttaCCTACTTGAATTTAGTATGATCCCAGATGAGGCCACttgctttttttggtttctcaCCAGCATAAAAGCGATATAATGAAATGAGTGGAAACGTCCTTATCAATGCCAATTAGGGgaatattttttgttggtaTATATTGTCTATTTCAGAAAATCGAGGATAGAAAGTCATTGAGATTTGGGTGAAAGCAAACATTGGAAGTTTAAAATTGCAGTCAAGTAACTGAAGAAGACAAAACAATGTGCTTGGTATGGGAAAATCTCACGGTGGAGCTACCTAGCATGATCACGAGTGGTTCGACGAGGAAATTGCTAAGTAATCTTAGTGGTTATGCTGAACCAGGCCATATCATGGCTATCATGGGACCTTCTGGGTCCGGCAAATCCACGCTACTTGACTCATTGGCTGGTATAAGTCTCTCCTCATCAACCTTCaagaacatatttttgaaaaataatttgtggATGGTTAATGAACATATTGCACTTGTAGTTAATGGTTCTGCATGTTCAAACTATACATGAGTTATGATTCTGTTctgattttatttcttgatcCCATTAACAGGAAGACTTTCTTCAAATGTTAAAATGAGTGGAAAAGTCCTTATCAATGCCAAGAGAAGCAGCATAGACTGCGGAGATATTGTAAGTTTATACTGTCGAAAAATACGAGTTAGAAGTACCTCTAACTTGGGTCAAAATATTGAAAGGACTGCTAAATACTCTTTATCATCTTACCTGGTATATGTTTCTCCAAATTTCAGTCTTATGTTActcaagaagatttttttttgggaaccCTCACAGTCAGAGAAACAATTACTTACTCGGCTCACTTGAGGCTTCCTCGGAAAATGACTAAAGAGGAGATAGATAGTGTTGTTGACAACACAATAATGGAGATGGGTCTTCAAGATTGCGCTGATTCTAAGATTGGAAATTGGCATTTAAGGGGCATAAGCACTGGTGAAAAGAAGAGACTTAGCATTAGTGTTGAAATTTTAACACGTCCACATATTATGCTCCTTGATGAGCCTACTACTGGCCTGGATAGTGCTTCAGCTTTCTTTGTGATAAGAGCTCTTAGCAACGTTGCTTATGATGGAAAGATTGTCATTTTTTCCATTCATCAGCCAAGTAGCGATGTTTTCAATCTTttagatgatttgctgcttctctCAGGAGGAGAAACTGTCTATTTCGGAGAAGCGAAAATGGCAGTGAAGGTACATGaatacaagttttatgttaaaACCCTGACAGAAACTTTTTGAAAAAGCACTGATTTTATACTATCTATTAAAACAGTTTTTCGCTGAAGCCGGATTCCCTTGTCCAACAAAAAGAAATCCTTCTGATCACTTCCTGCGTTGTATAAATTTGGACTTTGATATCATTGCCGAAGCTCTTTTGCGATATCAGAACATCTGCGTAAGTTTAAAGTCAGAATTTGTTGATTATTCAAAGCTGTTTCTATTGATCCTGTACAGGATAGCTTTatgttttccttcttttatgGTTCCTTACAGGCAATCCCGGAATCGTCAAGTTATTCGGTAAAGATGAAAACTGCGGAGATCAGAGAAACACTTATTGAGAAGTACAAGTGTTCTGAGTTTTCAATTAATACAAGAAGAAGAATTCAAGAAATCTCAGTAACTGGTTTCATTAACTTTGGCGTATCTTAATTTGTCttcggatttttatttttatttatttattttgaacaatGAATGAATATCATTTATCAAGGAAACAGAAATTTAGGAGCGAATCCCTACTACAAAGCAAATTCTTTTTAATGAACTGTCTCCCTAGCTACTACAGACATTTAAACTAACTCCCAATCGTAGCAAACATCAaacaaaatagataaattatCTGTCGATGATGATTGTTTAGAGTGCCACCTgttgtttctctctttccatAAAAGATAGAGGCGTGCACACCAGAATATACTTAGGATATACAGTTTTGTATAATCTCACCCCGAACTGTCTTTGTAAACTAGCAGTCAAAGAACATGTGATCCCTGCACTCGTCTGCCGGGTTACGCTACACACAAATATGGTCGATAACTCTCCCCATTCTAATCTGCTTGTCTTTGAATGAAAGTCTACTGAGGATTATCAACCAAGCTGTAAAGCGATGTTTAGAAATATTGAGAGAGTTCCATAGAATTTTATGCCAATCAACCCCGACACTTCTATCTTTTATCTCTTCCCAGGCACTTTTAACCCTGAAAGGCCGTTTGGCGttcagatttttgtttttgagcaTAGCGGCCACATCATTTTGTATCAAGCCAATGGTTTATTGAATGTTCACTGCAATACAGGAAGAACCTGCCATTGAACCGAACAAGAGAATCAATGCTAGATCTTGGAAGCAACTTTCTACGCTGACACGCCGATCTTTTGTTAATATGCACAGAGACATAGGCTATTATTGGCTGAGGATGGTTCTCTATGTCTTAATATCAATAAGCATTGGTGTCCTCTTTTTCAACAGTGGAACGGATCGTGAAACGATTTTGGAAAGAGCAAAGTGTGTGTGTTTTGTTTAtggcttcatgatttgtttgtCCTGTGGAGGCTTACCATTTTTCATTGAAGAAATGAAGGTAAACTAAGCTCTTGATTCTAATATATCAATACAGGAGTGCCTTCAACTAAGCTTTCTTCGTCATTGTTTATCTTCGCACTACATTTCAGGTGTTTCGTCGAGAAAGGTTGGTTGGAGATTACGGAGAGGCTGTGCTTGTGCTGTCGAACTTCTTCTCATCATTCCCATTCTTGCTTGCCATATCTCTTCTTTCAGGAACAATAATCTATTACATGGTGAAATTTCATCCAGGATTTCCTCACTATGCCTTTTTCTGCATCAATCTCTTTTGCTGTCTTTCTGTCATAGAAACTTGTATGATGATTGTTGCATCTCTGGTGCCTAATGTCTTGATGGGCATTGGTATTGGAACCGGTGTAATTGTAAGTGAAGTTCACACTTTCAGCATTAAAGTGATTGATTCCTAaagtttaaattgttagataatG
This genomic interval carries:
- the LOC133677574 gene encoding ABC transporter G family member 15-like: MCLVWENLTVELPSMITSGSTRKLLSNLSGYAEPGHIMAIMGPSGSGKSTLLDSLAGRLSSNVKMSGKVLINAKRSSIDCGDISYVTQEDFFLGTLTVRETITYSAHLRLPRKMTKEEIDSVVDNTIMEMGLQDCADSKIGNWHLRGISTGEKKRLSISVEILTRPHIMLLDEPTTGLDSASAFFVIRALSNVAYDGKIVIFSIHQPSSDVFNLLDDLLLLSGGETVYFGEAKMAVKFFAEAGFPCPTKRNPSDHFLRCINLDFDIIAEALLRYQNICAIPESSSYSVKMKTAEIRETLIEKYKCSEFSINTRRRIQEISEEPAIEPNKRINARSWKQLSTLTRRSFVNMHRDIGYYWLRMVLYVLISISIGVLFFNSGTDRETILERAKCVCFVYGFMICLSCGGLPFFIEEMKVFRRERLVGDYGEAVLVLSNFFSSFPFLLAISLLSGTIIYYMVKFHPGFPHYAFFCINLFCCLSVIETCMMIVASLVPNVLMGIGIGTGVIVFMMMASEIFRPVPDLPKFFWRYPVSYISFATWAIQGEYKNEMIGLEFDPLLPGNSKVKGETVLQTVFGIPLSHSKWWDLTALLFLLLTHRLVLYMVLKYKDRIASKFPRLHANRTVQHLARRVSKAGEILSSSKRHHPQRPLSSQEGLRSPIP